One part of the Amphiprion ocellaris isolate individual 3 ecotype Okinawa chromosome 24, ASM2253959v1, whole genome shotgun sequence genome encodes these proteins:
- the c24h8orf74 gene encoding uncharacterized protein C8orf74 homolog isoform X1 — protein MLYSHSTLDPHSTSCSTSHVHLRHRVTSGARPASAPASVSNSNQVPLCRLSRMDSLTESEMAEISRLQRDAGMQRLSCHFSWPEFSDERRRFHQEFVYDVAMFAADRGLSWNNVIRVAVASKDMFPQLDDHKVHKLLSVLRDVLCERLPNLTPVHRHELTRYLTDTCVTRRRLFQAVVGGAADMSIVQLHLEVQLPPTPCPLAQGTDLHEGETQQLLAKVTSALQQKEEELRSLREGSRVTLSEVSLPEDEHLDKQSILELVRAAVRATKGQIEESLNHEATLLGDILQLKVQQAALATRRHHNTVSSNTAHNKRPDMSAKAKSKTRVRKTGNAV, from the exons ATGCTTTACAGCCATTCAACTCTGGATCCACATTCCACCAGTTGCTCGACGTCGCACGTACATTTACGTCATCGCGTCACCAGCGGCGCACGCCCCGCCTCCGCACCCGCGTCCGTCTCCAATAGCAACCAAGTGCCGCTGTGTCGTTTATCCAGGATGGATTCCCTTACAGAGAGTGAAATGGCAGAGATATCAAGACTCCAG AGAGATGCTGGTATGCAGAGGCTCAGCTGTCACTTCTCGTGGCCTGAGTTCTCTGACGAACGGCGGCGCTTTCATCAGGAGTTCGTGTACGACGTCGCTATGTTCGCTGCAGACCGTGGACTCTCCTGGAACAACGTCATCCGAGTGGCTGTGGCCTCTAAAGACATGTTTCCACAGCTGGATG ATCACAAAGTACACAAACTGCTATCCGTGCTGAGAGACGTGCTGTGTGAGCGTTTACCAAACCTCACTCCCGTCCACCGACATGAGCTCACCCGTTACCTGACAGACACCTGCGTCACCCGCCGGAGGCTTTTTCAGGCGGTGGTGGGCGGCGCTGCTGACATGTCCATCGTCCAGTTACACCTGGAGGTGCAGCTGCCACCAACACCCTGTCCTCTAGCACAG GGCACAGATCTGCATGAGGGGGAGACTCAGCAGCTGCTAGCTAAAGTCACTTCAGCATTgcagcagaaagaagaagagttGAGAAGTCTCCGAGAGGGGTCACGGGTCACTCTGAGTGAGGTCAGTTTACCAGAAGATGAGCATCTGGACAAACAG AGCATCTTGGAGTTGGTTCGTGCAGCAGTGAGGGCCACAAAAGGGCAGATAGAGGAGAGTTTGAACCATGAGGCCACCCTGCTTGGAGACATCCTGCAGCTCAAAGTGCAGCAGGCAGCTTTGGCCACTAGGAGGCACCACAACACCGTTTCCTCCAATACAGCTCACAACAAACGTCCAGACATGTCAGcaaaagcaaaaagcaaaacaagagtGAGAAAGACTGGAAATGCTGTGTGA
- the c24h8orf74 gene encoding uncharacterized protein C8orf74 homolog isoform X2, with protein sequence MLVCRGSAVTSRGLSSLTNGGAFIRSSCTTSLCSLQTVDSPGTTSSEWLWPLKTCFHSWMVRTNSSVLYRGLTDHKVHKLLSVLRDVLCERLPNLTPVHRHELTRYLTDTCVTRRRLFQAVVGGAADMSIVQLHLEVQLPPTPCPLAQGTDLHEGETQQLLAKVTSALQQKEEELRSLREGSRVTLSEVSLPEDEHLDKQSILELVRAAVRATKGQIEESLNHEATLLGDILQLKVQQAALATRRHHNTVSSNTAHNKRPDMSAKAKSKTRVRKTGNAV encoded by the exons ATGCTGGTATGCAGAGGCTCAGCTGTCACTTCTCGTGGCCTGAGTTCTCTGACGAACGGCGGCGCTTTCATCAGGAGTTCGTGTACGACGTCGCTATGTTCGCTGCAGACCGTGGACTCTCCTGGAACAACGTCATCCGAGTGGCTGTGGCCTCTAAAGACATGTTTCCACAGCTGGATGGTCAGAACAAACAGCAGTGTGCTTTACAGAGGCCTTACAG ATCACAAAGTACACAAACTGCTATCCGTGCTGAGAGACGTGCTGTGTGAGCGTTTACCAAACCTCACTCCCGTCCACCGACATGAGCTCACCCGTTACCTGACAGACACCTGCGTCACCCGCCGGAGGCTTTTTCAGGCGGTGGTGGGCGGCGCTGCTGACATGTCCATCGTCCAGTTACACCTGGAGGTGCAGCTGCCACCAACACCCTGTCCTCTAGCACAG GGCACAGATCTGCATGAGGGGGAGACTCAGCAGCTGCTAGCTAAAGTCACTTCAGCATTgcagcagaaagaagaagagttGAGAAGTCTCCGAGAGGGGTCACGGGTCACTCTGAGTGAGGTCAGTTTACCAGAAGATGAGCATCTGGACAAACAG AGCATCTTGGAGTTGGTTCGTGCAGCAGTGAGGGCCACAAAAGGGCAGATAGAGGAGAGTTTGAACCATGAGGCCACCCTGCTTGGAGACATCCTGCAGCTCAAAGTGCAGCAGGCAGCTTTGGCCACTAGGAGGCACCACAACACCGTTTCCTCCAATACAGCTCACAACAAACGTCCAGACATGTCAGcaaaagcaaaaagcaaaacaagagtGAGAAAGACTGGAAATGCTGTGTGA